A genomic segment from Sciurus carolinensis chromosome 1, mSciCar1.2, whole genome shotgun sequence encodes:
- the LOC124963020 gene encoding 60S ribosomal protein L36a-like, producing the protein MVNILKTHRTLTQYKKDKDSLYAQGKRRYDRKQVAMVGRTKPIFRKKAKTTKKIVLRLECVEPSCRSKRMLAIKRCKHFELGGDKKRKDQLIQF; encoded by the coding sequence ATGGTGAACATTCTTAAGACCCACCGGACGTTGACACAATACAAGAAGGACAAGGATTCTCTGTATGCACAGGGAAAACGGCGTTATGACAGGAAACAAGTGGCTATGGTGGGCAGGACTAAGcctattttcaggaaaaaagcTAAAACTACAAAGAAGATTGTGCTGAGGCTTGAGTGCGTTGAGCCTAGCTGCAGATCTAAAAGAATGCTGGCTATTAAAAGATGCAAGCATTTTGAACTGGGAGGAGATAAGAAGAGAAAGGACCAATTGATCCAGTTCTAA